One Molothrus ater isolate BHLD 08-10-18 breed brown headed cowbird chromosome 4, BPBGC_Mater_1.1, whole genome shotgun sequence genomic window carries:
- the MFAP3L gene encoding microfibrillar-associated protein 3-like, which translates to MDILNSHHFLYFLPTTRLVILLAALSTAEDVSNSTLNRTDTHTGAAPLVTSRIDHIIVKEGSSALIDCNVQGSPSPRYRWYNSNGRLLQEEENKGKWWFLDNGLLNITRVSFEDRGKYTCVASNTYGSVNNTVTLRVVFTSGDMGIYYMIVCLVAFTIVMILNITRLCMMSSHLKKTEKAINEFFRTEGAEKLQKAFEIAKRIPIITSAKTLELAKVTQFKTMEFARYIEELARSVPLPPLIMNCRTIMEEIMEVVGLEEQGQNFVRQAAEGQETTDTDELYMIPNALTRSESPTGDSDASSLHEPPQQIAIKVSVHPLSKKDCMDGQSQESMQLDTKEEDTPQTPALPAEPPPEPSAELSSDDTALANDKSTCVIYESHV; encoded by the exons ATGGACATACTGAACAGCCACCACTTTTTGTACTTTCTGCCCACCACACGCCTTGTCATCTTATTAGCAGCTTTGAGCACTGCTGAGGATGTGAGTAACAGCACTTTGAACCGCACTGACACACACACTGGGGCCGCGCCACTGGTCACCTCCCGCATCGACCACATCATCGTCAAGGAGGGCAGCAGTGCCTTGATCGACTGCAATGTCCAAGGGAGTCCCAGCCCACGCTACAGATGGTACAATTCCAATGGCCGCCTGCTCCAAGAGGAGGAGAATAAAG GAAAATGGTGGTTTCTTGACAATGGGCTACTAAACATTACCCGCGTGTCATTTGAAGACAGAGGTAAATACACGTGTGTCGCATCCAACACGTATGGCAGCGTTAACAATACTGTGACGCTGAGGGTTGTTTTTACCTCTGGAGATATGGGGATCTATTACATGATTGTCTGCCTTGTCGCTTTTACCATTGTTATGATACTGAACATTACTCGGTTATGTATGATGAGCAGTCATCTGAAGAAAACCGAGAAAGCAATCAATGAATTCTTCAGAACAGAAGGGGCAGAGAAACTTCAGAAGGCCTTTGAGATTGCAAAGCGTATCCCAATTATCACATCAGCCAAAACTCTTGAGCTTGCCAAAGTAACCCAGTTCAAGACCATGGAGTTTGCCCGCTATATTGAAGAGCTTGCTCGGAGCGTACCTTTGCCACCTCTCATCATGAACTGCAGGACTATAATGGAAGAAATTATGGAGGTTGTCGGTCTGGAGGAGCAAGGACAGAATTTTGTACGGCAGGCAGCAGAAGGCCAGGAGACCACCGACACAGATGAGCTTTACATGATCCCAAATGCTTTGACACGCAGTGAATCTCCCACAGGTGACTCGGACGCATCGTCACTGCATGAGCCACCTCAACAGATTGCAATAAAAGTGTCAGTTCACCCATTGTCCAAAAAGGACTGCATGGATGGTCAGTCACAGGAAAGCATGCAGTTGGACACCAAGGAAGAAGACACTCCTCAAACACCAGCacttcctgcagagccccctccTGAGCCTTCTGCTGAACTCAGTTCTGATGACACAGCATTGGCAAATGACAAAAGTACATGTGTTATATATGAAAGCCATGTATGA